The Panicum hallii strain FIL2 chromosome 9, PHallii_v3.1, whole genome shotgun sequence genome has a window encoding:
- the LOC112873823 gene encoding phosphatidylinositol-glycan biosynthesis class F protein — MRASVTEISAFTAAAAHVLCFAGLAVAHSLAGPGAPVSDPARALRLLVVCEAPVVIAVFSYLRRDPKSCSFFKAAARGLIGLPVGAFFNAFGAIVLGAPVGIKYWMVTIYWSLLMSLFTFVPAACVFGVSKIDWQTVLCHSIYFTPTDVENYMISAPCHGAVLGAWLGAWPMPLDWERPWQEWPICVTYGAVAGHLVGMAVSPVLIAVHKRRVRAKAD, encoded by the exons ATGCGCGCCTCGGTCACCGAGATCAGCGCCTTCACGGCCGCGGCCGCGCATGTGCTCTGCTTCGCCGGCCTCGCTGTCGCCCACTCACTCGCTGGCCCCGGCGCTCCCGTCTCCGACCCTGCGCGCGCCCTCCGCCTCCTTGTG GTCTGTGAAGCGCCCGTGGTCATCGCAGTGTTCAGCTACCTCCGGCGTGACCCCAAAAGCTGCTCG TTTTTCAAGGCCGCTGCAAGAGGATTGATCGGCTTGCCTGTGG GAGCGTTCTTTAATGCGTTTGGAGCAATTGTTCTTGGTGCACCTGTTGGAATCAA GTACTGGATGGTTACTATTTATTGGTCACTTCTCATGTCCCTGTTCACC TTTGTTCCTGCAGCATGTGTCTTTGGAGTGTCCAAGATTGATTGGCAGACTGTGCTTTGTCACTCCAT TTATTTCACGCCAACTGATGTTGAGAACTACATGATCTCTGCACCTTGTCATGGAGCTGTGCTAGGAGCATGGCTCGGTGCTTGGCCTATGCCCCTTGACTGGGAGAGACCTTGGCAG GAATGGCCAATCTGTGTCACTTATGGGGCAGTCGCTGGGCATTTGGTTGGAATGGCAGTGTCACCGGTCCTAATAGCTGTTCACAAGAGAAGGGTCCGTGCAAAAGCTGACTAG
- the LOC112873820 gene encoding dolichyl-diphosphooligosaccharide--protein glycosyltransferase subunit 1A: MATPPPPLRRAILPLLLVTVLVGALATTARADLVISRADRRVDLTSHIVRVLASLKVENVGPDPVSQVLLSFPNIQAKNLAAIRAFGTEGKVKGPSTVLPIEVVQPSGAPPELTFFSALLPKPLEKGKILHLDVLTVFTHSLQPFPEEITQAEAQLVVYQDSAHYLSPYPVKVQTLAIRLPGGRVESYTRHPSAKLVDSELKYGSFEDLPPFSYLPVIVHFENNNPFAVAKEVIREIEISHWGNVQITEHYNIAHGGARLKGEFSRIDYQSRPYVRGVSSFRNLIARLPPRAHSIYYRDEIGNISTSHLWSDSKKTQLEIEPRFPLFGGWQTTFTVGYGLPLQDFVFYSDGKRFLNITFGSPIEEILIEKLIVKVVLPEGSKDIEVSAPFPTKQWQEVKYSHLDIVGRPVVVLEKPDVIPEHNLYFQVYYKFNNISLLREPLMLITGFFLLFVACIVYMRTDISISKSSPSYLAKLQWDEVQAAVQKIQGIFEQCLAVHDKLEASLRDLSRTGDIQSCKAARKAADAQFKELSKELKSLLTSLQSSPQSYQIWPKVEDLIIKEREMQEKLMTRHSTVVDSFEKKLRGQDIGNRIALQQQKIAALRQEVESLLEYISEI, translated from the exons ATGGcgactccgccgccgcctctccgcCGCGCcatcctccccctcctcctcgtcACCGTCCTCGTTGGCGCCCTCGCCACAACCGCCCGCGCCGATCTCGTCATCTCCAGGGCAGATCGGAGG GTTGATCTGACTTCGCATATCGTTCGCGTCCTCGCTTCCCTCAAG GTTGAAAATGTTGGGCCAGACCCTGTCTCTCAAGTTTTACTATCTTTTCCCAACATCCAAGCAAAGAACTTAGCAGCTATAAGAGCATTTGGTACTGAAGGAAAAGTGAAGGGTCCAAGTACTGTTCTGCCAATTGAAGTTGTTCAGCCTTCTGGAGCTCCCCCAGAGCTAACTTTCTTTTCAGCATTGTTACCCAAACCTTTGGAAAAGGGAAAGATTCTACACTTGGATGTCCTGACTGTATTCACACACTCTCTTCAACCATTCCCAGAAGAAATCACTCAAGCTGAAGCACAACTTGTTGTCTATCAGGATAGTGCTCATTATCTGTCACCTTACCCTGTTAAGGTACAGACACTTGCTATCAGATTGCCCGGCGGAAGGGTTGAATCATACACAAGGCATCCAAGTGCAAAACTTGTGGATTCAGAACTGAAATATGGATCGTTTGAAGATCTTCCCCCGTTTTCCTACTTACCTGTGATCGTGCACTTTGAGAACAACAATCCTTTTGCAGTCGCAAAGGAAGTTATAAGGGAGATTGAGATATCTCACTGGGGAAATGTACAGATTACGGAACACTACAACATTGCCCATGGTGGTGCCAGACTAAAGGGTGAATTTTCCAG GATTGATTATCAGTCCAGACCTTACGTAAGAGGTGTTTCATCTTTTAGGAATCTTATTGCGAGACTGCCTCCAAGGGCCCACTCTATTTATTACAGAGATGAGATTGGTAATATTTCGACATCACATTTGTGGAGTGATTCTAAGAAG ACCCAACTGGAAATTGAACCAAGGTTTCCATTATTTGGTGGGTGGCAAACAACCTTCACTGTTGGTTATGGTTTACCACTTCAAGACTTTGTTTTCTATTCTGATGGAAAGAGGTTTCTCAATATCACATTTGGTTCTCCAATTGAGGAAATTCTCATTGAAAAGCTTATAGTAAAG GTTGTGCTACCTGAAGGGTCAAAGGATATCGAAGTTTCAGCTCCCTTTCCAACAAAGCAGTGGCAAGAG GTGAAATATTCACACCTTGACATTGTTGGAAGGCCAGTTGTTGTCTTGGAGAAGCCTGATGTTATTCCAGAGCATAATTTGTATTTCCAG GTTTACTACAAATTCAACAATATATCCTTGCTCCGAGAGCCGTTGATGCTTATTACTGGTTTCTTCCTCCTGTTTGTGGCCTGTATTGTTTACATGCGCACGGATATATCAATTTCCAAGAGCTCTCCATCTTACTTGGCCAAGCTGCAATGGGACGAG GTGCAAGCCGCTGTTCAGAAAATCCAGGGTATCTTTGAGCAATGCTTAGCAGTTCATGATAAACTGGAGGCCTCATTGCGTGATTTATCTAGGACTGGGGACATTCAGTCTTGCAAGGCTGCTCGTAAAGCTGCTGATGCACAGTTTAAGGAGCTATCGAAAGAGCTGAAGTCATTGTTGACATCTCTACAGTCGTCTCCCCAGTCTTATCAGATATGGCCAAAG GTAGAGGATTTGATCATAAAGGAGAGAGAAATGCAGGAGAAGCTTATGACAAGGCATTCCACCGTTGTCGACAGCTTTGAGAAGAAGCTGCGTGGGCAAGATATAGGGAACAGGATTGCTTTGCAGCAGCAGAAAATTGCTGCCCTGAGGCAGGAGGTCGAATCTCTTTTAGAGTACATTAGTGAGATTTGA
- the LOC112873822 gene encoding probable E3 ubiquitin-protein ligase ATL45: MTTATVRDKTPAAPRPPIPFASPLPRRLIRAGLGCPMASSARRLLQTNSGQLPTAEPPSPLAVDSDVVVILAALLCALICVVGLAAVTRCARSRASPGAQAAAKGLGKKALRALPKLAYEDAVAAAAAARGGSSAAAAGEERILAECAICLSEFAPKEEIRVLPQCGHGFHVACVDTWLGARSSCPSCRRVLVVDETPKRPPEPKRCRKCEAAMKEASSSSSSGGDRAAGS, from the coding sequence ATGACCACTGCCACTGTGCGCGATAAAACTCCGGCCGCCCCCCGTCCCCCGATCCCTTTCGCctcgcccctgccgcgccgcctgatccgggctgggctgggctgcccAATGGCGTCGTCGGCGCGGCGCCTCCTGCAGACCAACTCCGGCCAGCTCCCCACCGCCGAGCCCCCGAGCCCGCTCGCCGTCGACTCCGACGTCGTCGTCATCCTCGCCGCGCTGCTCTGCGCGCTCATCTGCGTCGTGGGCCTCGCCGCCGTCACCCGGTGCGCGCGCTCCCGCGCGTCCCCCGGCGCGCAGGCCGCGGCCAAGGGGCTCGGGAAGAAGGCGCTCAGGGCGCTGCCGAAGCTCGCCTACGAGGacgccgtggcggcggcggccgcggcgcgcgggggctCCTCCGCGGCCGCGGCAGGGGAGGAGAGGATCCTGGCGGAGTGCGCCATCTGCCTGTCGGAGTTCGCGCCCAAGGAGGAGATCCGCGTGCTGCCGCAGTGCGGCCACGGCTTCCACGTCGCGTGCGTCGACACATGGCTCGGCGCGCGCTCCTCTTGCCCCTCCTGCCGCCGCGTTCTCGTCGTCGACGAGACACCCAAGCGGCCGCCCGAGCCCAAGCGCTGCCGCAAGTGCGAGGCGGCCATGAAGGAGGCCTCCTCATCGTCCAGTTCCGGCGGCGATAGGGCTGCCGGTTCCTAA
- the LOC112873821 gene encoding uncharacterized protein LOC112873821 has translation MPLLSAQLLLLPLPDAHHHRALLPPPLPSPSCSRPLSSPLRSRRSSTSAARTGLRVLSPDTSIAVTTDAQPGSADNTTGWAEFASRVSGEWDGLGADFTAAGDPVELPESVVPEAYREWGVEVFDWQTQCPTLADPAAPCALHYRLVRLLPTVGCEADAATVHTSHQRHAASAAAFAYAAGGSYVAAWPKGPAPVLEVEHCIVRPGSAEVRVRVVQTVALGKEARLRGLKVFSEQWYGPFRNGEQLGGCAVRETAFAAGEKLDVAEVLGQWETTEVAAARFSDELDPETGKFAELSPDEPSKLRRDADGVVALPKQLWSAFREHGDGEFLCEVGWALGGGSAVTSRCVLSKDGDVKEITAAYESRVSGGT, from the exons ATGCCGCTCCTCTCCGCGCAACTCCTCCTGCTGCCCCTCCCCGACGCGCACCACCACCGCGCTCTCCTCCCGCCGCCCTTGCCATCGCCGTCTTGCTCGCGGCCATTGTCGTCCCCGCTTCGGTCACGGCGGTCCTCCACCTCCGCGGCGAGAACGGGGCTGCGAGTCCTCTCTCCTGACACCTCCATCGCCGTTACCACGGACGCACAGCCAG GTTCGGCAGATAACACCACCGGGTGGGCGGAGTTCGCGTCGCGGGTGTCTGGCGAGTGGGACGGCCTCGGCGCGGACTTCACGGCGGCCGGCGACCCCGTGGAGCTGCCGGAGAGCGTGGTCCCGGAGGCGTACCGCGAGTGGGGCGTGGAGGTGTTCGACTGGCAGACGCAGTGCCCCACGCTCGCGGaccccgccgcgccgtgcgcgctcCACTACCGCCTCGTCCGCCTGCTCCCCACCGTCGGCTGCGAGGCCGACGCCGCCACCGTGCACACCTCCCACCAGCGccacgccgcctccgccgccgccttcgcgtACGCCGCCGGCGGCTCCTACGTCGCCGCGTGGCCCAAGGGCCCCGCGCCCGTGCTCGAGGTGGAGCACTGCATCGTGCGCCCCGGCAGCGCCGAGGTGCGGGTACGGGTGGTGCAGACCGTGGCGCTGGGAAAGGAGGCCCGCCTGCGCGGCCTCAAGGTGTTCTCCGAGCAGTGGTACGGCCCGTTCCGCAACGGTGAGCAGCTCGGCGGCTGCGCCGTCCGGGAGACCGCCTTCGCGGCCGGCGAGAAGCTCGACGTGGCCGAGGTGCTGGGCCAGTGGGAGACCACGGAGGTCGCGGCCGCGAGGTTTTCCGACGAGCTGGACCCGGAGACC GGCAAGTTCGCGGAGCTGTCGCCCGACGAACCAAGCAAGCTGCGGAGAGACGCGGACGGCGTCGTGGCGCTGCCGAAGCAGCTGTGGAGCGCGTTCAGGgagcacggcgacggcgagttCCTGTGCGAGGTCGGGTGGGCgctgggcggcggcagcgcggtgACGTCGCGGTGCGTTCTGTCCAAGGACGGCGACGTCAAG GAGATCACTGCTGCCTACGAGTCCCGGGTGTCGGGGGGCACCTGA
- the LOC112873819 gene encoding calcium-dependent protein kinase 7, whose translation MGNQCPNGTLGSDYYNRPASRFADGYLEEDRYSDLKKFEKPWSEVNSFKPTAAGILKRGLDPTSITVLERKTTDLREHYIIGRKLGQGQFGTTYLCTEISTGCEYACKTIPKRKLITKEDVEDVRREIQIMHHLSGHKNVVAIKDVYEDGQAVHIVMELCSGGELFDRIQEKGHYSEQKAAELIRIIVSIVAMCHSLGVMHRDLKPENFLLLDKEDDLSIKAIDFGLSVFFKPGQVFTELVGSPYYVAPEVLHKRYGPEADVWSAGVILYVLLSGVPPFWAETQQGIFDAVLKGHIDFDSDPWPKISETAKNLIRKMLCPCPSERLKAHEVLRHPWICENGVATDQALDPSVLSRLKQFSAMNKLKKLALRVIAERLSEEEIAGLRQLFKAVDVKNRGVITLGELREGLRRYGTELEDREFSDIVEAADKDNNVTINYEEFIAATVPPNKIEREEHLMAAFTYFDKDGSGYITVDKLQRACGEHNMEDSFLEEIILEVDQNNDGQIDYAEFVAMMQGNRIGLRWQPMETALNVTLRDAPQVH comes from the exons ATGGGGAATCAATGCCCAAACGGGACTCTTGGCAGTGACTACTACAATCGTCCCGCTTCTAGGTTCGCTGATGGATACCTCGAGGAGGATCGCTACTCTGACTTGAAGAAGTTTGAGAAACCATGGTCTGAGGTGAACTCATTTAAGCCCACTGCTGCTGGCATTCTGAAGCGGGGATTGGATCCGACGTCGATCACTGTCCTTGAAAGGAAGACAACAGACCTAAGGGAACATTATATCATTGGTCGGAAGCTTGGTCAAGGGCAGTTTGGCACAACATACCTTTGCACCGAGATTAGTACAGGGTGTGAGTATGCATGCAAGACCATCCCAAAGCGCAAGCTCATCACCAAGGAGGATGTTGAGGATGTGCGCCGTGAGATCCAGATAATGCACCATTTGTCAGGCCACAAGAATGTTGTTGCAATCAAGGATGTTTATGAGGATGGGCAGGCAGTTCACATTGTGATGGAGCTATGTTCTGGTGGGGAGCTCTTTGACCGAATTCAGGAGAAGGGGCATTACAGTGAGCAGAAGGCTGCAGAGCTTATAAGAATCATTGTTAGCATAGTGGCTATGTGCCATTCACTTGGGGTGATGCACCGTGATCTAAAGCCAGAAAACTTCCTCCTTTTGGATAAAGAAGATGATCTGTCAATAAAAGCAATTGATTTTGGTCTATCCGTGTTCTTCAAACCAG GTCAGGTTTTCACTGAGTTGGTTGGAAGTCCATATTATGTTGCTCCTGAGGTACTACACAAACGTTATGGACCAGAAGCTGATGTGTGGTCAGCTGGAGTGATACTCTATGTATTGCTTAGTGGAGTGCCACCTTTTTGGGCAG AGACACAGCAAGGTATATTTGACGCTGTCCTTAAGGGGCACATTGATTTTGACTCGGACCCATGGCCTAAGATATCTGAAACTGCAAAGAATCTTATAAGAAAGATGCTCTGCCCTTGTCCTTCAGAGCGTCTGAAAGCCCATGAAGTACTAC GCCATCCTTGGATTTGTGAAAATGGAGTGGCCACTGATCAAGCTCTTGATCCCAGTGTTCTTTCTCGGCTCAAACAATTCTCTGCAATGAACAAGTTAAAGAAGTTAGCTCTGAGA GTGATCGCTGAACGGCTTTCTGAGGAGGAGATTGCTGGGTTAAGACAATTGTTCAAAGCAGTGGATGTTAAAAATCGAGGTGTGATTACTCTTGGTGAGCTTAGAGAAGGGTTAAGAAGATATGGTACTGAATTGGAGGATAGAGAATTTAGTGATATAGTGGAAGCG GCTGATAAAGACAATAATGTGACAATCAATTATGAAGAATTTATCGCTGCAACTGTGCCTCCTAACAAAATAGAGCGTGAAGAGCACTTGATGGCGGCTTTTACTTACTTTGACAAAGATGGAAGTGGTTATATCACAGTTGACAAGCTTCAACGAGCTTGTGGAGAACATAACATGGAGGACtctttccttgaagagataatTTTAGAAGTTGACCAAAACAAT GATGGTCAAATTGACTACGCCGAATTCGTAGCCATGATGCAAGGCAACAGAATTGGACTTAGGTGGCAACCAATGGAAACCGCTTTGAATGTAACCTTGAGAGATGCACCTCAAGTACACTGA